One Maribacter dokdonensis DSW-8 genomic region harbors:
- a CDS encoding helix-turn-helix domain-containing protein, with amino-acid sequence MIKKRRSFTDVQIVDLSETNKISYSEIADCVEVKQNNDIDHKVYRIKDSFGQGRIDVIQIEDVCISAMHFRLQKDIILKQQLTIDFVQLTFLIEGERVISVAGCEDIFLGSGDSYMANIKSFHGTSKIAGNKTYKEIKVRLSNAFLTKHGFFNDLKLKELIDDNLVVPISNEMMVILESFDTLSLEGTARLIYLKAKVFEMLAIQVSNYKKEHYKNNSVQNSHRVKKLLSVKKKISDNLAINYSVATLSKEVGMNKTLLNREFLRVFGQTVHEYSINKKIEKAKLLLVNTDLPIYEIAEQIGYKNATHFSAAFKRQEGTTPKKFKTNIQ; translated from the coding sequence ATGATAAAAAAAAGACGCAGTTTTACAGATGTACAGATTGTAGATTTATCTGAGACCAATAAAATCTCGTATAGTGAAATTGCCGATTGTGTTGAGGTAAAGCAGAACAATGATATTGACCATAAGGTATACCGTATAAAAGATTCATTTGGGCAAGGCCGTATAGATGTAATACAAATTGAAGATGTTTGTATATCTGCAATGCATTTTAGGTTACAGAAAGATATTATCTTAAAACAACAGCTAACTATAGATTTTGTGCAGCTTACTTTTTTAATTGAGGGTGAACGGGTAATATCTGTTGCAGGTTGTGAAGATATTTTTTTAGGTAGCGGTGATTCTTACATGGCAAATATTAAATCTTTTCATGGCACGTCTAAGATTGCGGGGAACAAAACTTATAAGGAAATTAAAGTAAGGTTGTCTAATGCGTTCTTAACAAAACATGGCTTTTTCAATGATCTTAAATTAAAAGAACTTATAGATGATAATTTGGTTGTACCCATTTCTAATGAGATGATGGTAATTCTTGAATCTTTTGATACGCTGAGTTTAGAAGGTACGGCAAGACTAATTTATTTGAAGGCTAAGGTTTTTGAAATGTTGGCCATTCAAGTTTCCAATTATAAGAAAGAACATTACAAGAACAACTCGGTCCAAAATAGTCACAGGGTAAAGAAACTTTTAAGTGTCAAAAAAAAGATCAGTGATAATTTAGCCATTAATTATTCGGTGGCTACATTGTCTAAAGAAGTGGGTATGAATAAAACCCTGCTGAACCGGGAATTTTTGCGGGTTTTTGGACAAACCGTTCATGAATATAGTATCAATAAAAAAATAGAAAAGGCTAAATTACTTCTGGTGAACACTGATTTGCCTATTTATGAAATTGCGGAGCAAATAGGTTATAAGAATGCAACCCATTTTTCTGCAGCGTTTAAACGTCAAGAAGGTACTACGCCCAAAAAATTTAAAACCAATATTCAGTAA
- a CDS encoding DUF4153 domain-containing protein, giving the protein MNVHIKSLLSALAFSLLFYSKSFGLNLFLISILVVTLVSTLKATRSVSWVYALTYILTSIFVFINPTGFTIFVHFMALMVYVGKSISSNTSLYLTWLLGFTNLFIATIANFIQKQNAVEENTTKKETSPKLLNRLKGGFFAGVLLILFAALYKNANPVFGNLVNQINFNFISIPWVFFTFLGYVIFLNILRPLDAKELIATDLSQKNELTSPTEIEIIGQKKQLESEHTLGSIIFIVLNFLLVFFLVTDGIYLFQKTDISNAEYSASVHQGVYALMFSIVLAIILILYFFRGNLNFYKENQQLKTLTYGWISLNILLIIFTSYKNFTYVEALGLTYKRIGVFVYLLLTLTGLITAYIKVAEIKSFIYLVRTNIATVFAFLIISAAIPWDRTITHFNLSTLENPDIHYLIDLGDTNSIQLYKYAKVKSVDYDMKISIQEKYKEYITQQSEKTWQEYTLAQLVQNDSK; this is encoded by the coding sequence ATGAACGTTCACATAAAATCACTCTTGTCTGCATTAGCATTTAGTTTACTATTCTACAGTAAAAGCTTTGGACTAAATTTATTCTTAATATCCATTTTGGTAGTAACCCTTGTTTCTACTCTTAAGGCTACACGCTCTGTTTCTTGGGTATATGCCCTCACCTATATACTTACTTCTATTTTTGTATTCATCAACCCCACCGGGTTTACCATATTTGTTCATTTCATGGCGTTAATGGTCTATGTGGGCAAATCTATTTCAAGCAACACATCGTTATACCTTACTTGGCTATTAGGTTTTACAAATCTCTTTATTGCTACTATTGCCAATTTCATTCAAAAGCAAAATGCAGTTGAAGAGAACACTACAAAAAAAGAGACTTCACCTAAACTGTTAAACCGTTTAAAAGGCGGTTTCTTCGCAGGGGTTCTGCTCATCTTATTTGCTGCACTATACAAAAATGCAAACCCTGTTTTTGGAAACCTCGTAAATCAGATCAATTTTAATTTTATAAGCATCCCATGGGTATTCTTCACATTTTTAGGCTATGTTATATTTCTAAATATTCTACGTCCGTTAGATGCAAAAGAACTCATTGCCACCGATCTATCACAGAAAAACGAATTAACGAGTCCGACAGAAATAGAAATTATCGGGCAAAAAAAGCAGCTAGAAAGTGAACATACTTTAGGCTCAATTATATTCATTGTCCTTAATTTTTTACTTGTATTCTTTTTAGTAACAGACGGAATCTATCTTTTTCAAAAAACAGATATTTCTAATGCTGAATACTCTGCATCTGTTCACCAAGGCGTATATGCCCTAATGTTTTCTATCGTCTTAGCGATTATATTAATTCTTTATTTCTTTAGAGGGAATCTTAATTTTTACAAGGAAAATCAGCAACTAAAAACACTCACCTATGGATGGATTTCTTTAAACATTTTACTCATCATCTTTACATCATACAAGAACTTTACCTATGTTGAAGCCTTGGGTCTTACCTATAAGCGTATTGGGGTTTTCGTTTACCTTTTACTTACCCTTACCGGATTGATAACTGCTTATATTAAAGTAGCAGAGATAAAAAGTTTTATCTATTTGGTGCGTACCAATATTGCAACCGTGTTTGCTTTTTTGATAATTAGTGCTGCCATCCCGTGGGATAGAACTATTACCCATTTCAATTTAAGCACACTTGAAAATCCTGATATTCATTACCTCATAGATTTGGGAGACACCAATAGCATTCAGTTATACAAATATGCTAAAGTGAAGAGCGTAGACTATGATATGAAAATAAGTATTCAGGAAAAATACAAAGAATACATCACCCAACAATCAGAAAAAACATGGCAAGAATATACATTAGCGCAGCTTGTTCAAAATGACTCAAAATGA
- a CDS encoding NAD(P)-dependent oxidoreductase, with the protein MKFGIIRERKNPPDKRVVLSPKACQKVLKTYNKAEIVVEPSPIRAYEDNAYSDLGITVANEMDQCDVLLGVKEVPIDALIPNKKYFFFSHTIKKQPYNRDLLRAILEKNIELYDHEVITNKQEQRVVAFGRYAGIVGAFNGFRTYGLKYDIFQLPKANDLPDQQALIEALKKLELPNIKVLLTGRGRVGNGAREMLDGMGMKRVNVTEYLEETFNEPVYCQIDAGEYNKRKDGVRGNKANFFAHPEEYKSNFFRFAKVTDFYIAGHFYGQGAPYLFTREDAKQKDFKIRVVADVSCDIDGPVASTIRPSTIADPIYGYDPETESEADFKNEHVIAVMAVDNLPCELPRDASEGFGDAFIKNVIPAFFNGDKDGVLDRARMTKGGKLTERFSYLKDYIS; encoded by the coding sequence ATGAAGTTCGGAATCATTAGAGAACGTAAGAATCCGCCAGATAAGCGTGTGGTTCTATCGCCAAAAGCATGTCAAAAAGTCTTAAAAACCTATAATAAGGCAGAAATAGTTGTAGAACCTTCCCCTATAAGAGCATATGAAGATAATGCTTATAGTGATTTAGGTATTACAGTAGCTAATGAAATGGATCAGTGCGATGTTCTTTTAGGTGTTAAAGAAGTGCCTATTGATGCCCTTATTCCCAATAAAAAATACTTTTTCTTTTCCCACACCATTAAAAAGCAACCTTATAATAGAGATTTGCTCCGTGCCATTTTAGAGAAGAATATAGAATTGTACGACCATGAAGTGATTACCAATAAACAAGAGCAACGTGTTGTTGCGTTTGGTAGATATGCCGGTATTGTTGGAGCTTTTAATGGTTTTAGGACATATGGACTTAAATACGATATTTTTCAATTACCAAAAGCTAATGATTTACCTGATCAACAAGCATTAATTGAAGCGCTTAAAAAATTGGAATTACCAAATATCAAGGTATTGCTTACTGGTAGAGGTAGAGTTGGTAACGGAGCTAGGGAAATGTTGGATGGTATGGGCATGAAACGTGTAAATGTTACCGAGTATTTAGAAGAAACCTTCAACGAGCCTGTTTATTGTCAAATAGACGCCGGTGAGTATAATAAGCGAAAAGATGGGGTACGCGGTAATAAAGCCAATTTTTTTGCGCACCCAGAAGAATACAAGTCTAACTTTTTTAGGTTTGCAAAGGTTACAGATTTCTACATTGCCGGTCATTTTTATGGTCAGGGCGCTCCATATCTATTTACTAGGGAAGATGCAAAACAAAAAGATTTTAAGATACGGGTTGTTGCAGATGTAAGCTGTGATATAGATGGTCCCGTGGCATCGACCATTAGACCTTCTACGATAGCAGATCCAATTTATGGCTATGATCCAGAGACGGAGTCTGAAGCAGATTTCAAAAATGAGCATGTTATTGCTGTTATGGCCGTGGACAATTTGCCATGTGAGTTACCTAGAGATGCTAGTGAAGGTTTTGGTGATGCATTTATAAAAAATGTTATTCCTGCATTTTTTAATGGTGATAAAGACGGAGTACTTGATAGAGCAAGAATGACCAAAGGAGGAAAACTTACGGAACGTTTTAGCTATTTGAAAGATTATATTTCTTAA
- a CDS encoding PepSY-associated TM helix domain-containing protein, producing the protein MNKRTYNILFHLHTVSGIVISVALYVIFFTGSFSFFRDEIANWERGHTVEIPDEIQLNFDETFQHMSTEKNLYGRDIELRHYYNEQNIGVNLGSSKDTLLTKEDAAGSFYYLNTKDASTTDYVSSYTLGEFLYRLHFFAQLPHPFGYYLSGFVAFFFLFALLTGIIVHWDKIISNFYVFRPMTKLKTVWTDAHTALGVIGFPFQFVYAVTGTFFMLKVLLVAPTVLALYDGDDKKLYEDLEYAHPEFEFQNTPLTRPVSINKYVNKVKDQWTNFKVNEVHIFNYGDTGMHVSVSGNLDFKDKINGYGYTIFKVADDSVHSVKDPTKKIQYLDAVKGIFYRLHYGDYGGYGLRIISFILGLIGCFVILSGVLIWLTARNKKNIPLKKRKFNETVVRYYLAICLSLYPITALSFILVQVINPAGMGLLYQFYFIGWLLITIFFVFKKDNYFTNKNTLLSGSLIGLSIPIVNGFCTGNWLWVSYTKGYDQILFIDVFWIVISITGLLTLSKMNVKQKKS; encoded by the coding sequence ATGAACAAAAGAACTTATAACATTCTATTTCATTTACACACTGTAAGTGGTATCGTGATCAGTGTAGCACTTTACGTTATTTTCTTCACAGGTTCATTTTCATTTTTTAGAGATGAGATTGCCAATTGGGAACGTGGGCATACCGTAGAAATTCCTGATGAAATACAGTTGAACTTTGATGAGACTTTTCAACACATGTCAACCGAGAAAAACCTGTATGGAAGGGATATTGAATTAAGGCACTATTACAACGAACAGAATATTGGGGTGAATTTAGGCAGCTCCAAAGATACTTTGCTAACCAAAGAGGATGCCGCAGGCTCATTTTATTATTTGAATACCAAAGATGCATCTACTACAGACTATGTAAGCTCATATACATTGGGGGAGTTCTTGTATAGACTGCACTTTTTTGCACAACTGCCCCACCCTTTTGGGTATTATTTATCTGGTTTTGTAGCATTCTTTTTTCTGTTTGCGCTGTTAACCGGTATTATAGTACACTGGGATAAGATCATTTCCAATTTCTACGTATTTAGACCAATGACCAAACTAAAAACCGTGTGGACAGATGCCCATACAGCTTTGGGCGTAATAGGTTTTCCTTTTCAATTCGTTTATGCCGTAACCGGAACGTTCTTTATGTTAAAAGTACTATTGGTTGCGCCTACTGTATTGGCATTATATGATGGTGATGACAAAAAGCTATATGAAGACCTAGAATATGCTCATCCGGAATTTGAATTTCAGAATACTCCACTGACCCGTCCGGTTAGTATCAACAAATACGTAAACAAAGTCAAAGATCAATGGACCAATTTTAAAGTAAACGAAGTGCATATCTTCAACTACGGTGATACGGGCATGCACGTATCGGTAAGTGGCAACTTGGATTTTAAGGACAAAATAAACGGTTATGGTTACACTATTTTTAAAGTAGCCGATGATAGTGTTCATAGTGTAAAAGACCCCACTAAAAAAATACAGTACCTAGATGCCGTTAAGGGTATATTTTATAGGTTGCATTATGGGGATTATGGGGGATATGGCTTACGCATTATCTCTTTTATACTTGGTTTAATAGGATGTTTTGTAATACTTAGCGGTGTACTTATATGGTTAACCGCTAGAAACAAAAAGAACATACCCCTTAAAAAAAGAAAGTTTAACGAAACCGTAGTACGGTATTATTTGGCGATTTGCCTAAGCCTATACCCAATAACGGCCTTATCATTTATTTTGGTACAGGTCATTAATCCTGCGGGCATGGGATTATTGTATCAATTTTATTTTATAGGATGGCTGCTAATTACCATTTTCTTTGTTTTTAAAAAAGACAATTATTTCACCAACAAAAACACCTTACTCTCGGGTAGTTTAATTGGACTGTCCATTCCTATTGTAAATGGTTTTTGCACTGGCAATTGGCTATGGGTGAGCTATACAAAAGGTTATGATCAAATTCTGTTTATCGATGTCTTTTGGATTGTAATTAGCATTACAGGTTTACTTACTCTTAGTAAAATGAATGTAAAGCAAAAGAAATCTTGA
- a CDS encoding winged helix-turn-helix domain-containing protein, translating to MSLIDNINKAFDHRIRLGIMSILMVNDYADFKMLKELLGATDGNLASHTKALEKEEYIKVEKQFIGRKPNTRYSATKLGKAQFKKHINALEKLIGK from the coding sequence ATGAGTTTAATAGATAACATAAATAAAGCATTTGACCACCGAATACGTTTGGGCATCATGTCCATTTTAATGGTCAACGATTATGCCGACTTTAAAATGTTGAAAGAGCTATTAGGTGCAACCGACGGTAATTTAGCCAGCCATACAAAAGCACTTGAAAAAGAAGAATACATAAAGGTTGAAAAACAGTTTATAGGCAGAAAACCTAATACACGTTATTCAGCGACCAAATTAGGTAAAGCACAGTTTAAAAAACATATTAATGCTTTAGAAAAACTAATAGGTAAATAG
- a CDS encoding Coq4 family protein codes for MRAVTLEKLYDWSVKPYQYFKKNEAWQYNAEDLQNYPINSLGYHMGKFLTTHSFQLQEKLESHDVFHVLTNTGITVPDEISMQFYLFGNGKRSFYLFTVICIGSMLYPDYWRYFKSKYTSGKSALPFHQLDFQKLLHQPIERIRSTFLIP; via the coding sequence ATGAGAGCAGTCACTTTAGAAAAACTATATGATTGGAGCGTTAAGCCTTATCAATACTTCAAGAAAAATGAAGCCTGGCAATACAATGCTGAAGATTTACAAAATTACCCAATCAATTCTTTAGGCTATCACATGGGCAAATTTCTAACCACTCATAGTTTTCAGTTGCAAGAAAAACTAGAGAGTCATGATGTTTTTCATGTGCTTACCAATACCGGTATTACTGTACCCGATGAAATAAGCATGCAATTCTATTTATTTGGAAATGGAAAAAGAAGCTTCTATTTGTTTACAGTAATCTGCATAGGTTCTATGCTGTATCCGGATTATTGGAGGTATTTCAAATCCAAATATACAAGCGGAAAATCTGCACTCCCCTTTCATCAATTAGATTTTCAAAAACTATTGCATCAACCCATAGAACGAATTAGATCTACATTTTTAATTCCTTAA
- a CDS encoding DUF1963 domain-containing protein produces MDIKDLNEIIIAGKYDLDQKDDYLRSIMLPAIKIEQGTVFDEKGLSKYGGNPLVPGNFEWPKHKFGDYKFIAQFNLSELPPGENQLPKKGLLSIFVAYNEANTMAWTDDNYAKVFYFENIEDLKPYDNPNFPDKYSLDVIFKQEVDIPFKPELYKTKGLNKRQVNYVCTKVLEKTDKKYDSYLLGYPYYNSLKADPRENENWTSLLTLRYQSGFGLYWNGRGYLMLFIEKEKLVKGDFSNVKSNAG; encoded by the coding sequence ATGGATATTAAAGATCTTAACGAGATTATAATAGCAGGAAAATATGATTTGGACCAGAAGGATGATTATTTACGGTCGATTATGCTTCCTGCAATAAAAATTGAGCAAGGAACTGTCTTTGATGAAAAGGGGCTCAGTAAATATGGAGGAAATCCGCTAGTGCCAGGAAATTTTGAATGGCCTAAGCATAAGTTTGGTGATTATAAATTTATAGCACAATTTAATCTAAGTGAACTACCACCGGGTGAAAACCAACTACCAAAGAAAGGTTTGTTAAGCATATTTGTAGCGTACAATGAGGCAAATACAATGGCTTGGACAGATGATAACTATGCGAAGGTCTTCTATTTTGAAAATATTGAAGATTTAAAGCCATATGACAATCCTAATTTTCCAGATAAGTATTCATTAGATGTAATTTTTAAACAAGAAGTGGATATTCCTTTTAAGCCAGAACTATACAAAACTAAAGGACTGAATAAAAGACAAGTCAACTATGTCTGTACTAAGGTATTGGAGAAAACAGATAAAAAATACGATAGTTATTTATTAGGCTACCCTTATTATAATTCACTAAAAGCTGATCCAAGGGAAAATGAAAATTGGACATCATTATTAACCTTGCGTTATCAATCTGGTTTTGGTTTGTATTGGAACGGTCGTGGATATTTAATGCTATTTATAGAAAAAGAGAAATTGGTGAAAGGGGATTTTTCCAATGTTAAGTCTAATGCGGGGTAG
- a CDS encoding TonB-dependent receptor → MKNLYTILILFIGTLSTFAQSAGVSGSVVDQNNKPLSNVNITISHTSLGTTTDAKGKFEITDLAPGAYTLTFSIMGHDTKQVQVNVVANKIKEIPNVSLPEKSEQLNEVVVKGHHNKYAVKTPSSSLRLKTEVAKLPQNIQIISSELLQDQQATSIMDGVIRNVSGVTMLEHWGNFARVNMRGFRLPAFRNGFNVQDSWGPLSEDMAFVDQIEFVKGPAGFMMSAGEPGGFYNVVTKKPTERTIRQVSLMAGSFDNYRATLDLGGKATENGKLLYRFNAMYQTADSHRGNEDAERYGFAPALTYKLSQKTAVTAELNVQQAESYMGAAYVFAPNDDGYGSLDRDFKFTDTNYPASDIQEVTFFGTIKHDFNKNWSWETKFGSLRYDQVGNSTWVWSLEENGDAVRYISNWDALSVGKYFQSYITGAFHTGGINHNILGGFDYSQKEYWADFNQFGLTDVDQPFNIYNPVYGNTELPIFDKSTPVQYRDNIYNYGGINRSVYLQDEIGFFNNKARLTLAGRYTHLFTRGKDETDSKITPRIGLSVDILPTLSAYGLYDRSFIGQNGVSFTGEAFDPVDANDIEGGLKKSFFNGRLRTSLGAYQITKENVLVTDPENPNFSIQLGEIQSKGIEFDLQGEVTPELNVILNYANTNVEITEDTDPENIGQRVAGHAKHITNGWLNYKFSEESKLHGFGGSLGYQYQIDRSTWSWGADNESQLPDYFRLDGALSWSNDKLRVQLNVNNLLDEYLYSGSNYAAYLYWQSEPGINGRVTVTYNF, encoded by the coding sequence ATGAAGAATCTTTACACTATACTGATCTTGTTCATAGGCACATTGAGCACTTTTGCGCAGTCTGCAGGAGTCTCAGGGTCGGTAGTTGATCAAAATAATAAACCACTTTCAAATGTGAACATCACTATTTCACATACAAGCTTAGGTACTACCACAGATGCCAAAGGTAAATTTGAGATAACCGATCTGGCACCTGGCGCATACACCTTAACATTCTCCATCATGGGGCATGATACCAAACAGGTACAAGTAAACGTAGTTGCCAATAAAATAAAAGAAATACCGAATGTATCGTTACCGGAGAAAAGTGAACAATTAAATGAAGTGGTGGTAAAAGGCCATCATAACAAATACGCGGTAAAAACACCCTCTTCCTCCTTACGTCTAAAAACAGAAGTAGCTAAACTACCCCAAAACATTCAAATCATCAGTAGTGAACTATTGCAAGATCAGCAGGCTACGAGTATTATGGATGGGGTGATCAGAAACGTATCTGGTGTAACCATGTTAGAGCACTGGGGCAATTTTGCCAGGGTGAATATGAGAGGATTTAGATTACCTGCATTTAGAAACGGTTTCAACGTACAAGACTCCTGGGGTCCATTATCAGAGGATATGGCCTTTGTTGACCAGATAGAATTTGTAAAAGGTCCTGCAGGTTTTATGATGTCTGCCGGTGAACCTGGCGGATTTTATAATGTAGTAACCAAAAAACCTACGGAAAGAACTATTCGTCAAGTTTCATTGATGGCCGGTAGTTTTGACAATTACCGAGCTACTTTAGACCTTGGCGGCAAGGCAACAGAAAACGGAAAGTTATTGTACCGTTTTAATGCCATGTACCAAACAGCTGACAGCCATAGAGGCAATGAAGACGCTGAGCGTTATGGCTTTGCCCCTGCCCTAACCTACAAGCTTTCCCAAAAAACAGCTGTAACGGCAGAATTAAATGTACAACAGGCAGAAAGTTATATGGGTGCCGCTTATGTTTTTGCCCCTAATGATGATGGCTACGGTAGTTTAGATAGAGATTTTAAATTTACCGATACCAACTATCCAGCATCAGACATTCAAGAAGTAACATTCTTTGGAACCATAAAACACGACTTTAATAAAAATTGGAGCTGGGAAACAAAATTTGGTTCTTTACGCTATGATCAAGTAGGAAATTCTACTTGGGTCTGGTCTTTAGAGGAAAATGGAGATGCCGTAAGGTACATTAGCAATTGGGATGCCTTATCCGTTGGAAAATATTTTCAAAGTTATATTACCGGAGCATTCCATACAGGTGGTATAAATCACAATATACTGGGAGGATTTGACTATAGCCAAAAAGAATATTGGGCAGATTTTAATCAATTCGGCTTAACGGATGTTGATCAACCCTTTAATATTTACAACCCTGTTTACGGAAATACCGAACTTCCTATTTTTGACAAATCTACCCCGGTACAATACAGAGACAATATTTACAATTATGGGGGAATTAATCGCTCTGTATATCTGCAAGATGAAATAGGTTTCTTCAACAATAAAGCAAGATTAACCCTTGCCGGAAGATACACTCACCTGTTCACAAGAGGTAAAGATGAAACAGATTCTAAAATTACGCCGCGTATAGGTTTAAGTGTGGATATATTACCTACACTAAGCGCCTATGGTCTATATGACCGCTCTTTCATTGGTCAAAATGGCGTAAGCTTCACCGGGGAAGCATTTGATCCCGTTGATGCAAACGATATTGAAGGAGGTCTTAAAAAGAGTTTTTTCAACGGAAGGTTAAGAACATCCTTGGGTGCTTACCAGATTACCAAAGAAAACGTATTGGTCACCGATCCAGAAAATCCAAATTTCTCTATACAGTTAGGTGAAATACAATCTAAAGGTATTGAGTTTGACCTGCAGGGCGAAGTAACCCCTGAGTTGAATGTTATACTCAACTACGCTAATACCAACGTTGAAATTACAGAAGATACCGACCCAGAAAATATCGGTCAACGTGTAGCCGGTCATGCAAAACACATTACCAACGGCTGGCTTAATTATAAATTCTCTGAAGAATCCAAACTTCACGGTTTTGGTGGCTCATTGGGGTATCAATATCAAATAGACCGTTCTACCTGGTCTTGGGGAGCGGACAATGAATCTCAATTACCAGATTATTTTAGGTTAGACGGAGCCTTGTCATGGAGCAACGACAAACTTAGGGTACAGCTCAACGTGAACAACCTACTAGATGAATACCTCTATTCAGGATCTAATTACGCTGCTTATTTATACTGGCAATCAGAACCCGGTATTAATGGTAGAGTTACCGTAACCTATAATTTTTAA
- a CDS encoding DUF2809 domain-containing protein produces MLFKSFLKIESIKLGMATLIIAYYIEFLQLTDFLNYLGLKNNTWANLLFGNYFSIQDLLAYSLGTIAIVWLSKLKPYKNVEK; encoded by the coding sequence TTGCTTTTTAAATCCTTCTTGAAAATAGAATCTATTAAATTGGGTATGGCTACCTTAATTATCGCTTATTATATCGAATTTTTACAACTTACAGATTTCTTGAATTATTTAGGACTTAAAAATAACACTTGGGCAAATCTCCTTTTTGGAAATTATTTTAGCATACAAGACTTATTGGCTTACTCTTTAGGCACTATCGCAATAGTATGGCTTAGTAAACTAAAACCTTATAAAAACGTAGAAAAATGA
- a CDS encoding DUF4198 domain-containing protein, with product MKRIFITLTLLLFSISPMFAHYLWLETDRTGSLNKEQEVRVYFGEYTYGVIEKVKGENYPSVSKFTLWLIHPNGKKTALKISSKEEYYVAHFTPNTNGTYTVALNNDDIEVLDYTEWDFGIFKTHYQSTAKVQVGNQATATKTLNQDGIVVKELPGTDNQITLQVLFKGKPLAKNEFKLYVSDLWSKTIETDENGEVSFSLPWNTKYTMETTFEERIPGTFNGQEYEFIWHCATYCISK from the coding sequence ATGAAAAGAATATTTATTACACTTACTTTACTACTATTTTCCATATCGCCCATGTTCGCCCATTATTTATGGCTTGAAACGGACCGTACCGGCAGTCTAAACAAAGAACAAGAGGTACGTGTATACTTTGGAGAATACACTTATGGGGTTATTGAAAAAGTAAAAGGTGAAAACTACCCATCCGTTTCAAAGTTTACGTTATGGCTTATACATCCTAACGGTAAAAAAACAGCATTGAAAATTTCTTCCAAGGAAGAATATTATGTAGCCCATTTTACCCCAAATACAAATGGCACATATACCGTTGCCCTAAACAATGATGATATAGAAGTGCTAGATTATACAGAATGGGATTTCGGTATTTTTAAAACACACTATCAATCGACCGCAAAAGTTCAAGTGGGCAACCAAGCCACAGCTACTAAAACTTTAAACCAAGATGGTATCGTTGTCAAAGAACTACCCGGCACCGATAATCAAATTACACTACAAGTACTATTTAAAGGTAAACCCTTAGCTAAAAATGAATTTAAACTATATGTATCTGACCTATGGAGCAAAACCATAGAAACAGATGAAAATGGAGAAGTAAGTTTCTCTTTGCCCTGGAACACCAAATATACTATGGAAACCACTTTTGAAGAACGTATTCCCGGCACATTCAATGGTCAGGAATATGAATTTATATGGCACTGTGCCACCTATTGTATTTCAAAATAA